In Castanea sativa cultivar Marrone di Chiusa Pesio chromosome 6, ASM4071231v1, a single window of DNA contains:
- the LOC142641639 gene encoding uncharacterized protein LOC142641639: protein MEETNVSLKLLIDRESQRVLFAEAGKEFIDFLFHSLALPIGTLVPLFEKQGIQGSFGNIHESIKNLGSIYLQPSVNKDTLLRPKVHISGGGTGLPLLLQNIESSSTFMKLYSCARSGSACDAYLAYDFSAICPSCKNVMNREKNMVDPPTPSASTERGYVKGLVTYTVMDDLVVKPMSTISTITLLNKFNVQEFGALEEKVVNLGMDEVVKILKASLYSKSVLTDVFLLRMSRPEEDEPA from the exons ATGGAAGAAACCAATGTGAGTTTGAAACTTCTGATAGACAGAGAGAGCCAAAGAGTGCTTTTTGCTGAAGCGGGCAAGGAATTCATCGATTTCCTCTTTCACAGTCTGGCCCTACCCATCGGAACTCTCGTTCCACTTTTCGAAAAGCAAGGAATACAGGGCAGCTTCGGCAATATTCACGAGAGCATTAAAAATTTAGGCAGTATTTACCTTCAACCAAGCGTGAACAAAGACACTCTCCTGAGGCCCAAAGTACATATCTCTGGTGGTGGTACTGGACTCCCTCTTCTATTGCAAAACATTGAATCATCATCGACCTTCATGAAATTGTATAGTTGTGCTAGAAGCGGCTCCGCCTGTGACGCATATCTAGCTTATGACTTCAGCGCAATCTGTCCTTCGTGCAAAAATGTTATGAACCGCGAGAAAAATATGGTAGACCCACCAACTCCAAGCGCCAGTACTGAGAGAGGGTACGTGAAAGGGCTGGTTACATACACGGTGATGGATGATCTAGTGGTGAAACCCATGTCAACCATCTCTACTATCACTCTGCTTAACAAGTTCAATGTCCAGGAATTTGGGGCTCTAGAGGAGAAGGTTGTCAATTTGGGCATGGATGAG GTAGTGAAGATACTTAAGGCTTCTCTATACTCAAAGAGTGTTCTAACCGATGTCTTCCTCTTGAGGATGAGCCGGCCTGAAGAGGATGAGCCGGCCTGA